CTCCACCCCCTCACATGTAAAGGCGTTTGTGGCGTACAGCGGGAGTGAGGATTTCATCCCTGCCTACCTGCCCCGTTTTGTTCAAGAAGGCGAAGGCTTGGGCGCGCGGATGAAAAACGCATTTTTGCACCTCTTTGATGCGGGCTTTAGCCAAGTGGTTTTAGTGGGAGCTGATATTCCGCGTGTCGATAGCGTGATTTTACAAAACGCTCTTGAAGCTTTAGACACGCATGACGCGGTGCTCTCACCCACCAAAGATGGCGGGTATTATCTCATCGGATTTAACAAAACACACTTTACATGTAAAGCTTTTGAGAACGCTATTTTTGATAATGCCAATGTTTACGCGCTTACATGTAAGGCGCTAGAACCTTTACATGTAAAGCAAGGGGAAGTGCTTGAAGACATCGACACGCTAGGGGATTTGCGCCAGTTTTGTGCGGATTTTCCAGCGCATATGTTAGCCCAAACCGCCAAGCCAATCCTAGAAAAATTCCCGCGTATTAGCCTTGTGATGCCTGTTTTTTTTGAAGATGAAAGCGCCGTGCAAACCATCGCTCATGCTTTTGAGAATGCTAACAATAAGGACATTGAAGTCATCGTCGTAGATACCCATGCGCGCACGTGCATCGACGTATTGGATTTTAAAAACCCCGCGCGGCTCCACACCGCGCCCAAAGGCAGAGCCAACCAACTCAACGCGGGTTTTGACCTAGCGCGCGGGGAAGTGGTGCTGTTTTTACACGCCGATACCGTACTGCCAAAAGATTGGGACGACTTAATCACAGAAGCCTTACATGTAAAGGATGCGGGGGCCTTTGGACTGCACATCGATGCGCCCTCGCGGTGGCTTGGGTTTGTGACGTGGGCCACCAACTGGCGCGCACGGCTTTTTGGCACGCCTTATGGCGACCAAGCCCACTTTTTCAAAGTAAGCGTTTTTGAAAAACTAGGCAAATACCCAACCATCCCCATCATGGAAGACGTCGCCATCATGAAAACCCTCAAACGCCAAGGTTTTCGCCTCGCTCTTTTAAACGCGCGCGTCACCACCTCGGCACGTCGCTGGCACAAAGAAGGGCTTTTTTACACCACTCTACGCAACCGCACACTCTCCACGCTCTATGCTCTTGGAGTTTCCTCTGAACGCTTGGCGCGATGGTATCGGGCGTTAAAATATGGCAAAAAGTGAGCAAAGAAGTATTTTTGGTAAAATGCTAATTTTAGCGTAGTAGGCGTCTCTAATGAAATGATTTCAAAAGCTTTAGAAACTAAATGAGCTTGATTTGTGAATGCGTATATGCTATCATAATTTTATGAAAATAGTAATAGACACAAGCGTATGGATTTCAGCACTTATCAAAAGAGATAGTAAAGCAAGAGAGCTAATAAGGT
The window above is part of the Sulfurospirillum tamanense genome. Proteins encoded here:
- a CDS encoding TIGR04283 family arsenosugar biosynthesis glycosyltransferase, translated to MKAVIYFCKAPQKGKVKTRLGRTIGEENALAIYSVLLKNLFSTPSHVKAFVAYSGSEDFIPAYLPRFVQEGEGLGARMKNAFLHLFDAGFSQVVLVGADIPRVDSVILQNALEALDTHDAVLSPTKDGGYYLIGFNKTHFTCKAFENAIFDNANVYALTCKALEPLHVKQGEVLEDIDTLGDLRQFCADFPAHMLAQTAKPILEKFPRISLVMPVFFEDESAVQTIAHAFENANNKDIEVIVVDTHARTCIDVLDFKNPARLHTAPKGRANQLNAGFDLARGEVVLFLHADTVLPKDWDDLITEALHVKDAGAFGLHIDAPSRWLGFVTWATNWRARLFGTPYGDQAHFFKVSVFEKLGKYPTIPIMEDVAIMKTLKRQGFRLALLNARVTTSARRWHKEGLFYTTLRNRTLSTLYALGVSSERLARWYRALKYGKK